The genomic window CGGACTACTTCTTCAACGACATCTATGCCGCCAAGATCGATCACGATCTAGAGCTGCTGTCCCAGCTGCAGGGCTACGGACTGCGTCGGCTGTCGAGTAGGGCGTTCGATCTGTCCGAAGAATCGCAGAACCTCCTCACCTCCATGGCGGAGAAGCTTCGGGCCAGCGAGGGCTTGCCCGAAATTCCTCCGGATGGAACCGAATAGGGTTCTCCCACAGCGCAGCACAGTGCGGCCATCGGTCGCACTGTGCTGCGTTGTGCGCGAGCCAGTCCGTGACCGGGCCGAGACCGTCGACGGCGCAGACCTTTCCGCCGAAGTCAATTCGGCGGCGTAGTCGCATTCCGTAGTTCCGCGGATTGCGTTCGCAACGATTCGCAATCCGCGCTGCGCAAGAACGTTTGAAAGTGCATCGCCGATCGATACTGCGGCGGACGTGATCGCCATTGCGCAAACGCGTGTCACACAACGTCATCGGAGCCGAGACAGTTCTGTCTCTTTTCGGTCGCCCCTATTTCCAGGGGCATTCCCATTCCCTCCATGGACACCGGTCCAACTTCAGGTATGCCTCGCTGTCGTCACGGTGACGGATACCATCACCGCCCGGCCGTCAGCGCTGTGAGCGGGTCGGGTCATCGGGAGGCGGAGCGCTCCGCGTGCGCGCCCGTTGTGGATTGGTAGGCGCGAGCGATCGCCTGCACCCAGCCGCGCGGACTGACGCCTTCCGGCGGAGCGATCCAGCGCGCGTCGATCACTATGTCGCCCAAGGGATTTCGCGCCCAATGCGCCACCCGATCAGCGCGGTCGGCCACGGCGGCAGGCGGCGCTCCCGCGGCGACCAGCTCGACACCGCCGCCCGATTGCAGGTAGAGCGCGTCCATGATCTGGGCGACCTGGTCCGAAGCCCGCAGCTGCGTGGAGGTTCCGGTCTGCTCGTGCGCCACCACTTCTGGGAACCGGCCCACCATCAGGCGGTGCAGCGGCCGAATCCGGCGCAGTAGCACCCTCGCTCGCACCCACAGCTCCACCACGATCCACACGGCGCCGAAAGCGACTAGGAGAGCGGCGATTTCCCACGCGGGCCAGCCCCACGTCGGTTCACCCGCGGGCGCGCGCGGTTCGTCGGCAAGCGCGCGCTGAACATGAAGGGCCGCGAGCACGCCGACCAGCGCGGTGCCCGCGGTGTAGATGGCGATGCCGCGGCCGAGTGTGGTCCAGTCCAGGTTCCGCAGACCGGTCACGACGACGAAGATCGCGCCGAGCACCACGAGGCCCCAGCCGAACGTGTACGACAAGGCAAGCGCGAGGGCCACGGCGGTGGCGCCCGCCGCGTAGATCACCATCGCGATCTGGCGCAGGTTGCGCCGGGAGACCACCGGCCACGCCGCGGCGGCCACCACCGAGGTCGCGGTGACGAACGCGAGCCAGGCCGACACCACGACGCCATCGGACAGCAGTCCCGAGCGCAGGCCGTGCGGGCGCAGATCGTCTATGGCGAGGGCGATCTCGGGCACCGCGACCGTCGCGCCGAGCGCGACCGCGGCCACCGCGACGACGATCGCCACCCGCGCCGTCGTCGCGGGCTTCACCAGCACGCGCCCCACGCGCGCGCCCGCGGCGACCCACACCAGCATGGCCGTCAACCAGAGCGTCATCCGAGTGCCTCATCGAATCGTAGGACCGAGACGCCTGCGCCTCGGCTGTTGAAGACGCGCAGCCGGGTCATCAGCATGGCGGCGAAGGTCTCGGCCTCCCACTCGGCGAGTTCGTCGGCGCCGTCGTCGACGATCTGCTGATGGGCCCGCTGGCTCAGCATGTAGGCGATCAGGTCGTCGCTGGCCTCCAGCGTCACCTCGGGCGCGGGCGCGCCCTCGTGATCGAAGACGATGTGGCCGAGTTCGTGTGCCAGCGTGTGATCTCGGCTTGGCAGCGCGGTCGCCAGCACGATGACGTCGCGATCGGGATAGAACCTGCGCTGTCCGCATACGCCGGGACCCAGTTGCGCGCTGGCGATCTCGATTTCCCGCTTGCGTTCCGCGGCGACCGCGGCGACCACTTCGTCCAGGGTGGTCGCGTCGAAGTCGGCGGCCACGGCGCACACCGCGTCGACCGCGGCCGCCACCCGCCGATAGGACCGGGAGCTGCTCTGGGTCCTGCTCTCACTCATCGCTGCTCCCTCACGACCTCGGGCCGAAGAACTGGGCGCGGGCGGCGTCCACCCTGGCCTGCGCGGCGGAGGCGCTCTGGAAACTCACCGCGCCGGAACCGGTTCCGGCGAGCGCGAGCGCGATGAGGCCGCCGACGACCGAGAGCATGTCCGGTTCGGGCAGTCCGTCGTCGGCGCTCGTCGGGCGCACGTCGTGGTCCGGTTTGGCGGGCGCCTGCGGCGCGGGAGGCGGTGGTGGGGGCGCCTGTTCGGGGACCGCCTCGGGAGCGTGCGGCTCGGCGACGAGGACCGGCGCGAGTTGCGGAGCCTGGATGTTCGGCACCGGCACGGGCGGAATGACAAGGGGCACGGCGGGAATCGTGGGCGGGGCCGGGAGCGGGATCAGCAGGAGCAACAGGGGCGACGCGGAACCTACCGCGGCCGAACCGACGGCGGCGGAGCCGAGACCCGCGGAACCAACGCCCGCAGAGCCGACACCTGCGGAACCGACGGCGGCGGAACCAACGCCCGCCGAACCGACACCCGCCGAACCGACTGCGGCGGAACCGACTCCGGCCGAGCCAACGCCAGCGGAACCCACGGCCGCGGAACCCACAGCGGCCGAACCGGTTCCGAGCAACGCACCCACTCCGGCCGAACCGGTGCCGAGCAACGCACCCAAACCGGCAGACCCGGTACCCAGCAGCGCACCCAATCCCGCAGACCCGGTACCGAGCACAGCGCCGAGCCCGGCCGAACCGGCCGCGCCCGCCGAACCGAGCCCGGCGGAACCCGCGGCGCCAGCCGAGCCGAGGCCTGCGGAACCCGCGGCGCCGGCGGAACCCAGTCCAGCGGAACCTGCGGCACCGACCGAACCGGTACCGGACGAACCGATTTCCGCGGCGGCGGGTTCGGGGGTCATGGGGACGAGGGGCAATCCAGGGCCCGGGGCGGGAATGCTCGGTTGTGCCGGTTCCTCGAGCGGTATGCCACCCGGTTGCGCGACGGCGGCGACGGAGCCGAGTAGCGCGAAACCGGTCACCGCTCCGGCTAGAGCCAACGCACGGACAGTGCGACCAACGGCCATGCGCCAGCCTTCCCCTCTTCGTACAGCGCAGATCTATGCCCGGTCGCAACACCTCATCCGGGACTTTTCGACGACGGGTGCCAATAGTAAACCCCCGTTCCGAACCTCGCAGTAAAAGGTTGGGCGCGCTGGGCGACATCCCGAGCGACGCGCGGCTCGAATCACTCGGGTTAGCCCGAACTTCACTGGAGGACGCGCAGGGCCGCCTAGCAAACGCACCTGCACGAAGGCCTTCACAGCACGTGGTCCGTCAGAGATCAAGGCGGAGATGCGCCCCCGGCCGCGCAGGGCTGGAGCGCGGGCAGGGAACGCCCCCTGACGGACGCAGGTCATCGGTAGCCGCGCATGGCCGGAAGCAACCGGGAGGGACGCCCAACCGAAATCGCAGGCACAACTCCGTCGATCGCCCGGCCGAAGGAGCAGGTACGCCCGGCAGATACGGGCGAACGCAGTCCGTCCTCGGCCCGTCGTCGGCCGGAGCCAAGGCGGAGGCACGTCTGGCGGATACGGACGGGCGCAGTCGCCTTCAGCGGGCGCACGGCCGAAGCAAAGCGTAGGTATGCCCGGCGACACCGACCAATGCAGTCCGCCCTCAGCTCCAGTACTACGGAGCGAAGGCGGATCTACACCTCACGCCCCGTAAACCGGCTCCGGCGGAACAGCTTTCGCGATGAGGTCGGCAACGACCGGCCCCAACTCCGCGGGTTCCCAGCGCGCGCCCCGATCCACCGCGACGCCGTGCCGCCAGCCGTCGGCGAGCGCGACCTTGCCGCCCTCCACCTCGAACATGCGGCCGGTGACCCCGGCGGACTGCGGGCTGCCGAGCCAGACCACCAGCGGCGAGATGTTCTCCGGCGCCATGGCGTCGAACCCGTCCTCCGGCTTGGCCATGGTCTCGGCGAACACGGTCTCGGTCATCCTGGTGCGGGCGGCGGGCGCGATCGCGTTGACGGTCACGCCGTAGCGGGCGAACTCGGCGGCCGCGGTGAGGGTCAGACCGGCGATGCCCGCCTTCGCGGCGCCGTAGTTGCCCTGGCCGACGCTGCCCTGGAGACCCGCGCCGGAGCTGGTGTTGATGATGCGGGCGTCGACCGGGCGGCCCGCCTTGCTCTCACCGCGCCAGTACTCGATGGCGTGGCGCATGGTGGCGAAATGGCCCTTGAGGTGGACGCGCACGACCGCGTCCCACTCGTCCTCGCTCAGGTTGACGAGCATTCGGTCGCGCACGAAACCGGCGTTGTTGACGAGCACGTCCAAGCCGCCGAAGGTGTCGACGGCCTGGCGGATGAGGTTGCGCGCGCCCTCCCAGTCCGCGACATCGTCGCCGTTGGCCACGGCCTGCCCGCCCATCGCCTCGATCTCGCCGACCACCTGCTGGGCCGGGGTCTCGGCGGTGGCCGCGCCGTCGAGGGCCGAGCCGAGGTCGTTGACCACCACGCGCGCGCCCGCGGCCGCGAAGGCCAGCGCGTGCGCCCGGCCGATGCCGCGGCCCGCTCCGGTGACGATGACGGTGCGCCCGGCGCAGATCTGCTCGCTCATTACCTGTTGTCCTCTTTCGTTGGCGTTCGGTATCAGGCCCGCTGCTGGTCGTGCGCCGCGGTGGACGCGGCGAGGAAGGCGGGGCGCTCGCCACCGCCGTGCACCGGCAGCGACGCGCCGCTGACGTAGGCGGCCAGGGGCGAGGCGAGGAAGGCGGCCGCGCGGCCGATGTCCTCGGGTCGCGCCATCCGGCCGAGCGGAACCGTCGCGGCGACGGCGTCGACGCCGTCGCGATCGCCGTAGTGCATCTCGCTCAGTTCGGTCTCGACCAGGCCGACCACCAGCGAGTTCACCCGGACCTTCGGTGCCCACTCGACGGCGAGCGACTGCGTCAGATTGTCGATGCCCGCCTTGGCCGCGCCGTAGGCCGCGGTGCCAGGCGAGGGCCGGTGGCCGCTGACGCTGGAGATCATCACGATCGATCCGCCGTCGGCCTGCTTCTGCATCACCGCATTCGCGGCCTGCGAAACCAGCAGCGGCGCGAGCAGGTTCAGCTCGACGATCTTGGCGTGGAAGTTCTTGCTCGCCTCGGCGGCGAGCGCGAAGGGTGCGCCGCCCGCGTTGTTCACCAGCGTGTCCAGCCGACCGTGGCGGGCGAGCACGGAATCGATCATGCCTTGGACCGCGTCGCCGTCGCGGACGTCGCAGGGCAGGTATTCGATCTCACGGCCGTCGTACGCGACCGGGGCGTCGGCCGGACGCCGCGCGCAGGCGACGACGGTCGCGCCGGCGGCCAGAAACGTCTTGCTGATGCCGGCGCCGACGCCGCGCACGCCGCCGGTGACCAGAACGACGCGATCGGTCAGATCGATTTCGAGTCCCACCGTGCTAACCTACCAAGCAACTGCTTGCTTTGCCAATGCCGACATACTTCGGCACGCACCACGAGCTCAGAAACGAAGGACATGCGATGGGGATCAACCGTCACTCCGAATCAACCGGCATCACCGTGGTCACGGTCGACTACCCGCCGGTCAACGCCATCCCGACCGACGGCTGGTTCGCCATCGCCGACGCCGTGCGCGCAGCGGGGCGCGACCCCGAGACCAAGGTCGTGGTGCTGCGGGCGGAGAACCGCGGCTTCAACGCGGGCGTCGACATCAAGGAGATCCAGAGCAAACCGGGCCATCAGGCGCTGATCGACGCCAACCACGGCTGCTTCGAGGCGTTCGCGGCGGTGTACGACTGCCCGGTGCCGGTCATCGCGGTGGTGCAGGGCTTCTGCCTCGGCGGCGGCATCGGCCTGGTCGGCAACGCCGATGTCGTCGTCGCCTCCGACGACGCCACCTTCGGCCTGCCCGAAGTGGACCGCGGCGCGCTCGGCGCGGCCACCCACCTCTCCCGGCTGGTCCCCCAGCACCTGATGCGCGCGCTGTTCTACACCGCGAGCACCATCACCGCCCAGCAGCTCCAGCACTACGGCTCGGTGTACCAGGTGGTGCCGCGCGCCGAACTCGACGCCGCCGCAATGGAAGTCGCCAAGAACATCGCGGCGAAGGACGGCCGGGTGATCCGGGCCGCCAAGCGCGCGCTCAACGGCATCGACGTGCAGGACGTGCACCGCAGCTACCGCTACGAGCAGGGTTTCACCTTCGAGCTGAACCTCGCGGGCGTCGCCGACGAGATCCGCGCCAGGTTCGAAGACGACCTCGCGGCGCGCAAGGCCGACAAGTAGCCCGCCCACCGGATACAGGAGAACACATGCGGGACAAGCGAATGTCGCTCGACGACGTGGTCGGCGAGCTGCGCAGCGGAATGACCATCGGCATCGGCGGCTGGGGTTCCCGGCGAAAGCCGATGGCCTTGGTGCGAGCCATCCTGCGCTCGGATCTCACCGATCTGACGGTGGTCGGCTACGGCGGGCCCGATCTGGGTCTGCTGTGCTCGGCGGGCAAGGTGCGCAAGGCCTACTACGGCTTCGTGTCGCTGGATTCGGCGCCGTTCTACGATCCGTGGTTCGCGAAGGCGCGCACCGAGGGCGCGATCACGGTCCGCGAGATGGACGAGGGCATGGTCAAGTGCGGCTTGCAGGCGGCGGCGGCGCGGCTGCCGTTCCTGCCGATTCGCGCTGGGCTCGGCTCCGCGGTCATGGATTTCTGGGAGGGCGAGCTGAAGACCGTCGAGTCCCCCTACCCCGCCGCCGACGGCCGCACCGAAACGCTCGTGGCGATGCCCGCGCTGAATCTCGATGCGGCACTGGTGCATCTGGATCTCGGCGACAAGCACGGCAATGCCGCCTACACCGGCGTCGACCCCTACTTCGACGATCTGTACTGCCTGTCGGCCGAGCGCCGCTACCTGTCGGTGGATCGGCTGGTCGAGACCGAGGAACTGGTGAAAGCCGTTCCGCAGCAGGCGATCATCCTCAACCGCATGATGGTGGACGGTGTCGTCGAGGCCCCGGGTGGCGCGCACTTCACCTTCTCCGGCAGCTACGGCCGGGACGAGAAATTCCAGCGCCACTACGTGGACGCCGCCAAGACGCCCGAGTCGTGGGCCGAGTTCAAGGCCACGTACCTGGACGTCTCCGAAGACGAATACCAGGCGGCCGTCCGCGCTTTCGCCACGCAGGAGGGCTGATTCGATGACCGAGACCACCACCAGCACCCGCGCCGAAGTCTGCGTCGTCGCCTGCGCGGAGATCTTCCGCGGCGCGGGCGAGATCATGGCGAGCCCGATGTCGCCGGTCACCACGATCGGCGCGCGCCTGGCCCGCCTCACCTTCGAACCGGATCTGCTGCTCTCCGACGGCGAGGCGCTGTACCTGGCCGAGACTCCCGCGCTCGGCGCGAAAGCCCCTATCGAGGGCTGGATTCCGTTCTCCAAGGTGTTCGACGTCGTCGCCTCCGGACGGCGGCACGTGGTCATGGGCGCCAACCAGATCGACAAGTACGGCAACCAGAACCTGTCCGCCTTCGGCCCGCTGCAACGGCCGACCAGGCAGATGTTCGGTGTCCGTGGCGCGCCGGGCAACACCATCAACCACGCCACCAGCTACTGGGTGCCCAAGCACAACAGGCGGGTGTTCTGCGAGCAGGTCGACATCGTCTCCGGCATCGGCTACGACAAGGTCGACCCGGCGAACCCGGCTTTCCGCTTCCACCACCTGCACCGGGTCGTGAGCAATCTGGGCGTCTTCGATTTCGGCGGGCCCGACCACACGATGCGGGCGCTCTCGCTGCACCCGGGCGTCGGCGCCGACGAGGTCGCGGAGAACACCGCGTTCGAGATCGCCGGGCTCGGCGAGGCGGGTGAGACGCGGCTCCCGACCGAGGAAGAGCTGCGGATCATCCGAACTGTGCTGGATCCCAAGGGTATTCGCGACAAGGAGGTAGCCGCATGACCGAGTCAGGGCCCGGAGGAGGCAGCTTGCGTAACCACGTAGGGCCCCTCGGGCATGCGAGAAAGGACACGGCATGACCCGCCTGCGCACCCCGCTGACCGAGCTGGTCGGCATCGAGCATCCCGTCGTGCAGACCGGCATGGGCTGGGTGGCGGGCCCGAGCCTGGTCTCGGCCACCGCCAACGCCGGCGGGCTCGGCATTCTCGCCTCGGCGACCATGACCTTCGAGGAGCTGGAAGCGGCGGTCGCGAAGACCAAGGCGCAGACCGACAAGCCGTTCGGCGTGAACATCCGCGCCGACGCCAGCGACGCCAACGAGCGCATCGACCTGCTGATCCGGGAGAAGGTGAAGGTCGCGTCGTTCGCGCTCGCGCCGAAGCAGGATCTCATCGCGAAGCTGAAAGACGCGGGCGTCGTGGTGATTCCGTCGATCGGCGCGGCCAAGCACGCGGTGAAGGTGGCCTCCTGGGGCGCCGACGCCGTCATCGTGCAGGGCGGCGAGGGCGGCGGGCACACCGGTCCGGTGGCGACCACCCTGCTGCTGCCCTCGGTGCTCGACGCGGTCGACATCCCGGTCGTCGCTGCGGGTGGCTTCTTCGACGGACGCGGCCTGGCCGCCGCCCTCGCGTACGGCGCGGCGGGCGTCGCGATGGGCACCCGCTTCCTGCTGACCCAGGAGAGCTCGGTGCCCGACGCGGTGAAGCAGGAGTACCTGCGCAGGCAGTTGCAGGACACCGTGGTCTCACTGAAGGTCGACGGCATGCCGCACCGCGTGCTGAACACCGAGCTGGTGCAGAAGCTGGAGAATTCGGGCCGTTGGCGCGGATTCGCCGCCGCGGTGTCGAACGCGGCGCGGTTCAAGAGCATGACCGGCATGAAGTGGTCGACCATGGTTCGCGACGGGCTCGCCATGCGAAAGGCCAAGGACCTGAGCTGGTCCCAGGTCGTCATGGCCGCCAACACCCCGATGTTGTTGCGCGCCGGGCTCGTCGAGGGCAACACCCAGGCGGGTGTGCTGGCCGCGGGGCAGGTCACCGGAATCATCGAGGATCTGCCGACCTGCAAGGAGTTGATCGAGCGGGTGGTCACCGACGCGGTCGCGCGGATCGAAGAGATCTCGGCGCTGACCGGTCAGACGGCTGCTCACTGATTCCCGATCACCGCCGACAAGGCTGCTCGGCCCCCTCGGCCCCGGGCAGCCTGTCAACCCCCTGACCACCATTTCTCTCCCGTCGATAGAGAAATGGTTTCGACGGTAGTCATATGGTTGCTGTTCGATCTAGAAACGCCACCATATGACTACCGTCGATTTACCCGCCTCACACCGTCGAGACCGGTCGGCCTGGCAGGTGCTCCCCTCGCGTAGCCCTTCGATGACGGGGCGTCTTGCTCCACATTGTGGATCGTGCAGCGGCGCTCGGTCGACGAAATCCGGACCTGCCGCCGCAGCGGCCCGCAACGCCATCGTGGCGGGATTCGACGGCGTCGAAGTGCACAGCGCGAACGGTTTTCTGCGGCACCAGTTCCTGTCCGACAACACCAATCAGCGCACCGACGAATACGGCGGGTCGATCGCCAACCGGATCCGGTTACGAAGAACTGGCAGGGTCCGTTCATCGTCAACCCCCACCTCGGCTGGTGCGACCCACTCTCACCGCCCCGAGGGGATCACTGAATTCACCAAGCAGGCGCGAGCCCGCCAGCGTTGAATGCTGTTGCCCGGAGTCGGGAGGTCTCCGAGTCGTGCCCCGACCAGCTTGGCAGTTGGCCTCGACGTTGACCGCCGAACTTGCCGAGGAGATCAACCATTCCCAGAGGACCACCTCGACGAGGCCGCGCTCCAGCGCGTCGGCGGCGGCGTCCGCCGTGCGAGAAAGCGTCACGCATGAGATCTGGCGGGTTGCCCAAGGCCGCGTACGTGGCGGCGCCCTGCACGCAGGACCGCACCGACAATGCACCTAGCACCAAGCAAACGCTTGGTTGTATTATGGCCCTCGTGACCGCACCAGACGCCTCGAAATCAGCACGGCGCAACGAACTGCTCGCGCTGGCGGCCGAACTGTTCGCCGAGCGCGGCTTGCGCGCGACCACGGTGCGCGATATCGCCGACGCGGCCGGAATCTTATCGGGCAGCCTCTATCACCACTTCGATTCCAAGGAGTCGATGGTGGACGAGATTCTGCGCGGCTTCCTGGACGACCTGTTCGGCCGCTACCGCGAGATCGTCGGCTCCGGCCTCAGCTCGCGAGACACCTTGGAAGCCTTGGTGACCGCGTCCTACGAGTCGTTCGACCGCTTCCACGCGGCGGTCGCGATCTACCAGGCCGAGGCCAAGCGGCTGCGCGATGCCGAGCGGTTCGCCTACATCGAGGAATACAACCGCGAGTTCCGCGAACTGTGGCACCAGGTGCTGACCAACGGTGTCAAGGACGGCAGCTTCCGCCCCGAGCTCGACGTCGAACTCGCCTACCGCTTCCTGCGCGACACCGTGTGGGTCGCCGTGCGCTGGTACCAGCCGGGCGGACCCATCACCGTCCAAAACCTCGCCAAGCAGTACCTCACCATCGTGCTCGACGGTCTCACCGTCTCGCGGCACACCGACTAGGAGTCTTCATGTCTGCACCTTCCGCCCGCCGCCCGTACACCCCGCTGCGGGACGCCTATGTGATCGACGCGGTGCGCACCCCGGTCGGCAAGCGCGGCGGCGCGCTCGCCGGTGTGCACCCGGCCGATCTGGGTGCGGCCGCGCTGCGAGGTCTGCTCGACCGCAACCCGGTCGACCCGATCAACGTCGACGACGTGATCGTCGGCTGTGTAGACAATGTCGGTCCGCAGGCGGGCAACATCGGCCGCACCATGTGGCTGGCCGCGGGTTACCCGGAGGAAGTCCCCGGCGTCACCGTCGACCGGCAGTGCGGATCTTCCCAGCAGGCCATCAACTTCGGCGCGCAAGCCATCATGAGCGGCACCGCCGAGGTGATCGTCGCGGGCGGCGTGCAGAACATGAGCGCCATCCCGATCTCGGCCGCCATGCTCGCGGGCAAGGAGTACGGCTTCGAGTCGCCGTTCGTCGGCGCGCAGGGCTGGGACCACCGCTACGGCACCGACGAGGTCTCGCAGTTCCGCGGCGCGCAGCTCATCGCCGAGAAGTGGGGCATCAGCCGCCAGGACATGGAGCAGTGGGCGCTGCGCAGCCACGAGCGCGCCCGCCAGGCCATCAAGGAAGGCAAGTTCGACAACGAGATCGTCCCGGTCGGCGACTTCTGGATCGACCAGGGTCCGCGCGAGACCTCGCTGGAGAAGATGGCCTCGCTGCCCGCGCTCGCCGAGGGCAGCCCGCTGACCGCCGCCGTCGCCAGCCAGATCTCCGACGGCGCGAGCGCCACTCTGCTCGCCTCGGAATGGGCGGTGCAGGAGTACGGCCTGAAGCCGCGCGCCCGCATCCACCACGTCAGCGCCCGCGGCGCCGACCCGATCTTCATGCTCACCGCCCCGATCCCGGCCACCAAGTGGGCGCTGGAGAAGACCGGCCTCACCATCGACGACATCGACGTGGTCGAGATCAACGAGGCGTTCGCCCCCGTGGTGCTCGCCTGGCTGAAGGAGACCGGCGCCGACCCGGAGAAGGTCAACGTCAACGGCGGCGCCATCGCCCTCGGCCACCCCCTCGGCGCCACCGGAGCCAAGCTCTTCGCCACCCTGCTCAACGAGCTCGAGCGCCGCAACGGACGCTACGGCCTGCTCACCATCTGCGAAGGCGGCGGCACTGCCAACGCCACCATCATCGAGCGGTTGTAAGAGGCAAAACACGATCCGCGCCGGGCGAATGCTGTTCGCCCGGCGCGGTTTTCATTGCGCGCACCTGTCCGCCGCCCGCTCCACCCACGCGTGCTCTACCCCTGAGGACACGCTCGGCCGCATCGGCCTGTCGGATCGAATCAGCCGTGTCCTGGCACTCCGGGTGCAGACGGGATTGCTCAGCCGTTGATGTCGTCCGAGTTGTTGTCGATATCGATATCTCGGGGGCGCGGTGGCCACGGTGGAGCATCGATCCGTTGTCCGGTCCACGGGTCGACTGCAACGACGGAGAAATCTGCGTGGCCGACCAAGCCAGAGCGATTCCATATCGGGGAGTCACCGAAGAATACGGCGGCCGACACCTCGGGGTGCCGGTCGGAAACGAAGAGTTTCCATCCATTACCGAAGGCGAGTCTCATGCCTCCAGATTTGAAGAGGACCGGGGAGAGAATCGGTGCGGACACCATCCGCTC from Nocardia bhagyanarayanae includes these protein-coding regions:
- a CDS encoding ImmA/IrrE family metallo-endopeptidase; translated protein: MSESRTQSSSRSYRRVAAAVDAVCAVAADFDATTLDEVVAAVAAERKREIEIASAQLGPGVCGQRRFYPDRDVIVLATALPSRDHTLAHELGHIVFDHEGAPAPEVTLEASDDLIAYMLSQRAHQQIVDDGADELAEWEAETFAAMLMTRLRVFNSRGAGVSVLRFDEALG
- a CDS encoding SDR family oxidoreductase, with the translated sequence MSEQICAGRTVIVTGAGRGIGRAHALAFAAAGARVVVNDLGSALDGAATAETPAQQVVGEIEAMGGQAVANGDDVADWEGARNLIRQAVDTFGGLDVLVNNAGFVRDRMLVNLSEDEWDAVVRVHLKGHFATMRHAIEYWRGESKAGRPVDARIINTSSGAGLQGSVGQGNYGAAKAGIAGLTLTAAAEFARYGVTVNAIAPAARTRMTETVFAETMAKPEDGFDAMAPENISPLVVWLGSPQSAGVTGRMFEVEGGKVALADGWRHGVAVDRGARWEPAELGPVVADLIAKAVPPEPVYGA
- a CDS encoding SDR family oxidoreductase; its protein translation is MGLEIDLTDRVVLVTGGVRGVGAGISKTFLAAGATVVACARRPADAPVAYDGREIEYLPCDVRDGDAVQGMIDSVLARHGRLDTLVNNAGGAPFALAAEASKNFHAKIVELNLLAPLLVSQAANAVMQKQADGGSIVMISSVSGHRPSPGTAAYGAAKAGIDNLTQSLAVEWAPKVRVNSLVVGLVETELSEMHYGDRDGVDAVAATVPLGRMARPEDIGRAAAFLASPLAAYVSGASLPVHGGGERPAFLAASTAAHDQQRA
- a CDS encoding enoyl-CoA hydratase family protein, whose translation is MGINRHSESTGITVVTVDYPPVNAIPTDGWFAIADAVRAAGRDPETKVVVLRAENRGFNAGVDIKEIQSKPGHQALIDANHGCFEAFAAVYDCPVPVIAVVQGFCLGGGIGLVGNADVVVASDDATFGLPEVDRGALGAATHLSRLVPQHLMRALFYTASTITAQQLQHYGSVYQVVPRAELDAAAMEVAKNIAAKDGRVIRAAKRALNGIDVQDVHRSYRYEQGFTFELNLAGVADEIRARFEDDLAARKADK
- a CDS encoding CoA transferase subunit A — protein: MRDKRMSLDDVVGELRSGMTIGIGGWGSRRKPMALVRAILRSDLTDLTVVGYGGPDLGLLCSAGKVRKAYYGFVSLDSAPFYDPWFAKARTEGAITVREMDEGMVKCGLQAAAARLPFLPIRAGLGSAVMDFWEGELKTVESPYPAADGRTETLVAMPALNLDAALVHLDLGDKHGNAAYTGVDPYFDDLYCLSAERRYLSVDRLVETEELVKAVPQQAIILNRMMVDGVVEAPGGAHFTFSGSYGRDEKFQRHYVDAAKTPESWAEFKATYLDVSEDEYQAAVRAFATQEG
- a CDS encoding CoA-transferase subunit beta, whose product is MTETTTSTRAEVCVVACAEIFRGAGEIMASPMSPVTTIGARLARLTFEPDLLLSDGEALYLAETPALGAKAPIEGWIPFSKVFDVVASGRRHVVMGANQIDKYGNQNLSAFGPLQRPTRQMFGVRGAPGNTINHATSYWVPKHNRRVFCEQVDIVSGIGYDKVDPANPAFRFHHLHRVVSNLGVFDFGGPDHTMRALSLHPGVGADEVAENTAFEIAGLGEAGETRLPTEEELRIIRTVLDPKGIRDKEVAA
- a CDS encoding NAD(P)H-dependent flavin oxidoreductase, giving the protein MTRLRTPLTELVGIEHPVVQTGMGWVAGPSLVSATANAGGLGILASATMTFEELEAAVAKTKAQTDKPFGVNIRADASDANERIDLLIREKVKVASFALAPKQDLIAKLKDAGVVVIPSIGAAKHAVKVASWGADAVIVQGGEGGGHTGPVATTLLLPSVLDAVDIPVVAAGGFFDGRGLAAALAYGAAGVAMGTRFLLTQESSVPDAVKQEYLRRQLQDTVVSLKVDGMPHRVLNTELVQKLENSGRWRGFAAAVSNAARFKSMTGMKWSTMVRDGLAMRKAKDLSWSQVVMAANTPMLLRAGLVEGNTQAGVLAAGQVTGIIEDLPTCKELIERVVTDAVARIEEISALTGQTAAH
- a CDS encoding TetR/AcrR family transcriptional regulator, coding for MALVTAPDASKSARRNELLALAAELFAERGLRATTVRDIADAAGILSGSLYHHFDSKESMVDEILRGFLDDLFGRYREIVGSGLSSRDTLEALVTASYESFDRFHAAVAIYQAEAKRLRDAERFAYIEEYNREFRELWHQVLTNGVKDGSFRPELDVELAYRFLRDTVWVAVRWYQPGGPITVQNLAKQYLTIVLDGLTVSRHTD
- a CDS encoding acetyl-CoA C-acetyltransferase, translating into MSAPSARRPYTPLRDAYVIDAVRTPVGKRGGALAGVHPADLGAAALRGLLDRNPVDPINVDDVIVGCVDNVGPQAGNIGRTMWLAAGYPEEVPGVTVDRQCGSSQQAINFGAQAIMSGTAEVIVAGGVQNMSAIPISAAMLAGKEYGFESPFVGAQGWDHRYGTDEVSQFRGAQLIAEKWGISRQDMEQWALRSHERARQAIKEGKFDNEIVPVGDFWIDQGPRETSLEKMASLPALAEGSPLTAAVASQISDGASATLLASEWAVQEYGLKPRARIHHVSARGADPIFMLTAPIPATKWALEKTGLTIDDIDVVEINEAFAPVVLAWLKETGADPEKVNVNGGAIALGHPLGATGAKLFATLLNELERRNGRYGLLTICEGGGTANATIIERL